One genomic segment of Rivularia sp. PCC 7116 includes these proteins:
- a CDS encoding pirin family protein — MSSINQIIKPHLKDLGGFEARRCLPQEERQMVGPFIFFDHLGPAVFPAGKGVDVRPHPHINLATVTYLLEGELLHRDSLGTVQEIKPGAVNWMSAGTGIVHSERSPEESRNRDATLHAIQIWVALPNEREETAPWFRHYPKDNLPVWDVNGVTITLVVGNAFNRASKVETVSPMFYLDVQLKPNTEFALPDFFSERAVYSITPGLSIDGENLEQHQLAVLNSGSEVKISANTEARCIVFGGESVGDRYKWWNLVSSRPERIEQAKQDWKEGKFSKVPEEDEFIPLPADEDTEYSKPQALS, encoded by the coding sequence ATCTCAAAGATTTAGGTGGTTTTGAAGCTCGTCGCTGTCTTCCTCAAGAGGAGCGTCAAATGGTTGGTCCTTTCATTTTCTTTGACCATTTGGGACCTGCTGTTTTTCCTGCTGGTAAAGGTGTTGACGTAAGACCTCATCCTCACATAAATTTGGCTACCGTAACTTATTTATTAGAAGGGGAATTATTGCATCGTGATAGTTTGGGTACCGTTCAAGAAATTAAACCCGGTGCTGTCAACTGGATGAGTGCTGGTACTGGTATCGTACATTCCGAACGCTCTCCCGAGGAATCGAGAAATCGAGACGCAACTTTACACGCCATTCAGATTTGGGTTGCTCTGCCCAACGAACGCGAAGAAACCGCACCTTGGTTCCGTCATTACCCAAAAGATAATTTACCCGTTTGGGATGTAAACGGTGTGACGATAACTTTGGTTGTGGGCAATGCTTTTAATCGTGCTTCCAAAGTTGAAACTGTATCGCCAATGTTTTACTTAGACGTACAGCTAAAACCGAATACAGAGTTTGCTTTACCCGACTTTTTTAGCGAACGAGCAGTTTACAGCATTACTCCCGGTTTGAGTATTGATGGAGAGAATTTAGAACAACATCAGCTAGCCGTTTTGAATTCTGGTAGCGAAGTTAAGATAAGTGCAAATACAGAAGCTAGATGTATCGTATTTGGTGGAGAATCAGTAGGCGATCGCTATAAATGGTGGAATTTAGTGTCAAGTCGTCCCGAACGAATTGAGCAAGCTAAACAAGATTGGAAAGAAGGGAAGTTTAGCAAGGTACCCGAGGAGGACGAATTTATTCCGTTACCTGCGGATGAGGATACTGAGTATAGTAAGCCGCAAGCGCTTTCTTAA
- a CDS encoding serine protease: MMSFFKSLPFLLVLPVALHSQPAIAQCNEINVDKWFDEGTNAHRQLEYQKAETIWRKYLQCKPNTAEARYRLGRALRDQDRLDEAIVEFKKAIELDPNHSYAYNGLGMVYSEQNKLEKAINAYEKAVELNPKNIQASGNLGNVYAYLNQWDNAIRVYQKVIDISPPTRYDLIAWARNYKADVLIQMGREGEAIVEYERAIAEYQKATQNTPSDRKDLIASNHIRLGSLLSEMGRESEAIAEYEKAIKIGYKSSSLYYRLGKAYYLQSNFQQASYYYRKALEINPRNSFAYNGLGIIYLNQGNRRAAITNFEQATRINPNFASARNNLRRAENQRNIELQRQNSQTNIAFSGNNRSTLSEAAYKSTVRIKSRDNQTLGTGWIVKKEGRTAWIVTNRHVVANDNLKQLHQKISVEFYDPVPEQQDNGVPFTKTNNNQAQAKIEKYTSFDNSDLDLAVLKVNGVPSDIEAFSYLPGKILPLTPILIIGHPNNIEENWFPVAGKATQIKKNKNKIYINAPLALGNSGSPVLNEQGQVIGMVMRANGKRDSDPNPNEPSSEYDENDSSTSGHGVGYPIDEVIKQLRVWNIL; the protein is encoded by the coding sequence ATGATGAGTTTTTTCAAATCGTTGCCTTTCTTACTAGTATTACCAGTAGCCTTACATTCACAGCCAGCTATTGCTCAATGTAATGAAATTAATGTAGATAAGTGGTTTGACGAAGGAACCAATGCTCATCGTCAATTGGAATATCAAAAAGCTGAAACTATTTGGAGAAAATATCTTCAGTGTAAACCGAATACAGCAGAAGCTCGCTATAGATTGGGTAGAGCGCTACGAGATCAAGATAGATTGGATGAAGCAATTGTTGAGTTTAAAAAAGCAATTGAACTCGACCCCAATCATTCATATGCCTATAATGGCTTGGGTATGGTTTATTCAGAGCAGAATAAGTTAGAAAAAGCAATTAACGCTTATGAAAAAGCTGTTGAACTTAACCCTAAAAACATTCAAGCTTCTGGAAATTTAGGAAATGTTTATGCCTACCTCAATCAATGGGATAATGCTATAAGAGTTTATCAAAAAGTAATAGATATCTCTCCACCAACTAGATATGACTTGATTGCTTGGGCACGTAATTATAAGGCTGATGTTCTAATTCAGATGGGTAGAGAAGGTGAAGCAATAGTTGAATATGAAAGAGCAATCGCTGAATATCAAAAAGCGACACAGAATACTCCCTCTGATAGAAAAGACCTAATTGCTAGCAATCACATACGTCTTGGTAGCCTTTTGAGTGAGATGGGCAGAGAAAGTGAGGCAATAGCTGAGTATGAAAAAGCAATTAAAATTGGTTATAAAAGTTCTTCTCTTTACTATAGGTTAGGTAAAGCATATTATCTGCAAAGTAATTTTCAACAGGCGAGTTATTACTATCGCAAAGCTCTTGAAATTAATCCAAGAAACTCTTTTGCTTACAATGGTTTAGGTATTATATATTTGAATCAAGGAAACCGGAGAGCAGCTATTACTAATTTTGAGCAAGCTACTCGAATCAACCCTAATTTTGCTTCTGCTCGAAACAACCTCAGAAGAGCAGAAAACCAACGAAATATAGAACTACAACGACAAAATTCTCAGACTAATATAGCATTCAGTGGTAATAATCGAAGCACATTATCAGAAGCAGCGTATAAATCTACCGTGAGAATAAAGAGCAGGGATAATCAAACCTTGGGAACAGGTTGGATAGTAAAAAAAGAAGGTAGAACAGCTTGGATTGTAACTAATCGCCATGTAGTCGCGAATGACAATTTAAAACAACTCCATCAGAAGATTTCCGTAGAATTTTACGATCCTGTTCCAGAACAACAAGATAATGGAGTTCCATTTACAAAAACTAATAATAATCAAGCTCAAGCTAAAATTGAAAAATATACTAGTTTCGATAACTCAGATTTAGACTTAGCAGTTCTGAAAGTGAACGGGGTTCCGTCGGATATCGAGGCTTTTAGTTATCTTCCTGGCAAGATTTTACCTCTGACCCCTATTCTAATTATAGGACACCCAAATAACATTGAAGAAAACTGGTTTCCTGTTGCTGGGAAAGCAACACAAATTAAAAAGAATAAAAATAAAATATACATTAATGCCCCACTTGCTCTAGGTAATTCTGGAAGCCCTGTACTCAACGAGCAAGGGCAGGTAATCGGTATGGTTATGCGGGCTAATGGTAAACGCGATAGCGATCCAAATCCTAATGAACCAAGTTCTGAATATGATGAAAATGACTCTTCAACAAGTGGACATGGTGTAGGTTATCCAATTGATGAAGTGATTAAACAGTTACGTGTTTGGAATATTTTGTAG
- a CDS encoding Uma2 family endonuclease: MVVTVRPYNITWELLPEDFFLDDEIVDNLYSPYIAAVLTESLELAEILPSAAFVTTNYGICATVNDKIVVKAPDWAYVPQINVAREEVKRSYTPNLQGEIPVVVMEFLSDAEGTEYSSKRTYPPGKWFYYEQILRVPNYIIFEPESGTLEVHRLDESGYDLRNPDENNRYWLDEMQLFIGVWQGRRENREGYWLRWWDEAGNLLLWGTELVVQEREAKENALKRLEELEQRL, from the coding sequence ATGGTTGTTACCGTTCGTCCCTATAATATTACTTGGGAATTATTGCCCGAAGACTTCTTTTTAGACGACGAAATAGTAGATAATCTTTATAGTCCGTACATTGCTGCGGTGCTTACTGAAAGTTTAGAATTAGCAGAAATATTGCCGTCCGCTGCGTTCGTCACGACTAATTACGGCATCTGCGCTACTGTAAATGACAAAATTGTCGTAAAAGCTCCCGATTGGGCTTATGTACCGCAAATTAACGTGGCTAGAGAGGAAGTTAAACGCAGCTATACCCCCAATTTACAAGGTGAGATTCCAGTAGTGGTAATGGAATTTCTTTCAGATGCGGAAGGTACAGAATATTCCAGTAAACGCACCTATCCCCCCGGAAAATGGTTTTACTACGAGCAAATTCTGCGAGTACCTAACTATATTATTTTTGAACCAGAAAGCGGTACTTTAGAAGTTCATCGCTTGGATGAATCGGGATATGATTTGCGTAACCCCGATGAAAATAACCGTTACTGGCTCGATGAGATGCAGTTATTTATCGGGGTTTGGCAGGGAAGACGCGAAAACCGCGAGGGTTACTGGTTAAGGTGGTGGGATGAAGCGGGTAATTTACTGTTGTGGGGAACTGAGTTAGTTGTACAAGAGCGAGAAGCTAAGGAAAATGCTTTGAAGCGATTGGAAGAATTAGAACAACGGTTATAG
- the arfB gene encoding alternative ribosome rescue aminoacyl-tRNA hydrolase ArfB has product MQISNTVIIPDNEIEISAIRSQGAGGQNVNKVATAIHLRFDINASSLPDYYKNRLLKLKDNRITQDGIIIIKAQESRSQLKNKEDAFARLKELIKSAMVIKKKRKPTKPTKSSQKKRVDSKKKRSQVKNNRKKVVDE; this is encoded by the coding sequence ATGCAAATTTCTAATACCGTAATTATTCCCGACAACGAAATTGAAATTAGTGCAATTCGTTCTCAAGGAGCTGGCGGACAAAATGTGAATAAGGTTGCTACTGCGATTCATTTACGTTTTGATATTAACGCTTCCTCGCTACCAGATTATTATAAAAATCGACTTTTGAAATTAAAAGATAACCGAATTACTCAAGATGGAATTATTATAATTAAAGCGCAAGAATCCAGAAGTCAGTTAAAAAATAAAGAAGATGCTTTTGCTCGGTTAAAAGAACTGATTAAAAGCGCAATGGTAATTAAAAAGAAACGCAAACCTACTAAACCTACAAAGAGTTCGCAAAAGAAGCGAGTTGATTCCAAGAAAAAGCGCAGTCAGGTTAAAAATAATCGGAAGAAGGTTGTTGATGAGTAG
- a CDS encoding DUF4126 domain-containing protein produces the protein MNLIAALCLGIGLSAACGFRVFIPPLALSMAAHSGALQLSSDWQWLGTQNAITTLSIAATIEVLAYFIPWVSNFLDSIEIALAPIAGMFITASTLSMAGDFDPTFLWILTVIAGGATAETVELTTSVTRLTASVTTAGMGAPIVGFVEAISSIVISILAISLPVLSTLLVIFLLIYGIRRILKFIAKRKRRRKMRDVVDEG, from the coding sequence ATGAATTTAATTGCGGCATTATGTTTAGGTATAGGCTTGAGCGCTGCTTGTGGCTTTCGAGTATTTATTCCACCTTTGGCACTGAGTATGGCTGCCCACAGTGGAGCGTTACAGCTATCTTCTGATTGGCAATGGTTGGGAACTCAAAACGCAATCACCACTTTGAGTATTGCTGCAACAATTGAAGTCTTAGCCTACTTTATTCCTTGGGTAAGTAACTTTCTTGATTCTATCGAAATAGCTCTGGCTCCCATCGCGGGCATGTTTATTACTGCATCAACTTTATCAATGGCGGGAGATTTCGATCCAACTTTTTTATGGATTTTGACGGTTATTGCTGGGGGAGCTACTGCCGAGACTGTGGAGTTAACAACATCTGTGACTAGGTTAACTGCATCCGTAACAACTGCCGGTATGGGTGCCCCAATTGTTGGGTTTGTCGAAGCGATTTCTTCTATTGTTATTTCAATCTTGGCAATTAGTTTACCTGTATTATCAACGTTGCTGGTTATTTTTCTGTTGATTTATGGTATTCGTCGGATTCTCAAGTTTATTGCCAAGAGAAAGCGCAGACGCAAGATGAGAGATGTTGTGGATGAAGGATAA
- a CDS encoding HigA family addiction module antitoxin, with the protein MTYIHPGEILQQEFLEPRNISAYRLSKDIGVTQTRISEILSGKRSITADTALRLSRYFGNSAQFWLNLQTQYDLRQAIDENAQVYNQISLVEVNEVG; encoded by the coding sequence ATGACCTACATCCATCCCGGTGAAATCTTACAGCAGGAATTTCTCGAACCAAGGAATATTAGTGCTTACCGTCTGAGTAAGGATATAGGTGTAACTCAAACAAGAATCAGCGAAATTTTATCCGGGAAACGCAGCATTACAGCCGATACAGCTTTGCGTTTATCGCGTTATTTCGGAAACAGCGCTCAATTTTGGCTTAATTTACAAACCCAATATGATTTACGTCAAGCAATTGATGAAAATGCTCAAGTTTACAATCAAATATCTTTAGTTGAGGTTAATGAAGTTGGATAA